Proteins from a genomic interval of Cyprinus carpio isolate SPL01 chromosome A21, ASM1834038v1, whole genome shotgun sequence:
- the LOC109099464 gene encoding transcription factor TFIIIB component B'' homolog isoform X4 translates to MIRRSRISVRPNVKPAGRAQTASRDASVDNVQPPQASAGSSSSEGSQVTAEKLMTDSPIAALEPTNEEASQGSCPKDQLETSRHGEDAASKSSDAQDSTSTSVTSGPQRRKRFTALPNLAKPRASPASSRTPKSPSKSPVKPVTPSEPENSTPTEESPLQISEPVNNPRLPGRRRPSGGGRQAKVQPIPAAPLQNDQETETQNDGGSEDTLVQLTVQQGESQHSLITSQPETILVHENPLSRPAVEDVVVLQESDSGPPPAQSQMDLLRERLKKLKSPSKMVNSLKSLNDPADMVRLAQAQKLRKLLKKEMNKQKEDKKKPKMGTRERKAPKDHTKMTMRELIYYLPVSNPMKSFTEEEETASDTVLDDPSTPAPSKTPAAPSVQEMVVEDDGHEEDEERMEETQLEEEEPLLVPRVKVAEDGSLIIDEESLTVQVSRTKGPNPAEDRDPIFERGSTTTYSSFRKGTYTKPWSSGETEMFYLAISMVGTDFSMIGQLFPHRARMEIKNKFKKEERNNSWRVDKAFKEKRRLDLDFFKKLMEQILKEEENKKNKNKELVKLAKAHRRVQRKVRAATRKEMDSSTDSDNDVVSGEKENEDLSNDGGSDTTPKKRRGKGTNTPERRIKRANGEAIVDEPEERENLTSDGRYKSPAIKPAQLKGRPQRAIPNLSRRWGNRHPVPRGNIQEDRTSAEEGCKMDMSPKAIKEKQSAVLLELEDLEEEPDLSAVQEQIFNKPTRSGRIPKLSRHVIQAVTEEEEDEEELSDLPVSSKFHGQDIKAPGRRAKLKPGPRLKQGMPRRGKSRLVTLLASGTEDDDEEGEEEVEESVLSQEDFPSNPEEENQAFVPMSLRPVPPVNSEVVETMEELDISVNVPDILGTSQNALCPELSCEQAMVSAGPFPCEHQLDLLVDVIEFLDPDHMEVCKEINNEAAQTLLTIGNSAQMIKTSEMPCTSGNDIVEQSSIVHEEVAHEEVITETAVMSGSSVSCESEMKGDVELSSYEALIPEPSAEVTPTQKEEPIKSQTTEEDQPRPIQHETQVPPSKRGRFSKPKPNIGQGLRTRRAPQQQIMGSFGTSKGPSSTEQDQNATQPMQEDSVPVDHLPDSSTVHTEVLQPDLSSERREDSPKVIPETVTKEDNRSVSSLKRKTDDIITGENIKEQEGARLEPQLTKSVSESQSTSDEPSKPVRRYRGPKPKPNLIQTSRRTQTQHSTTSTTTVLNEKPAAAESSTSTFTESPEEGVVVTTELDVFTSAAQQVVTSSVESAQTIKDVPPPVVSENKSRQKTVVMLDEHNRTNPEEAFEEGTVNRSGCESEDVSAEPTPDEPVFILSLTEVPPTLDEGAGFWTEPLPPAAAPESHSHGQSASESREVSHLLITDALVPVSEDEEEKSEWRVVDKSVKGELKRKTPASTSQGSTIDESQAEHHVVEGSDSLVAEGTDDKEHLEKKRKLPERTRRAKLQVKPIPVSRRNAQGVDAKKDTAALSLKQTTSLPISSQETRSVPEQSVPAVISSTNNSGSATISDRGATSDNTRSSVPEAPVQEGIMGKVDLSGKETVELASGSDMQGVSQITPIATSGPLTRPGRRPKGFLSFISSKSTQGPPAAYRGAKPGPPKPAVNTARPESKRIAAGPVTSATNPGVKQPSPTPAFTTASVIEQNSDEEPTSVSKYFFSDIFTEVDELEDMD, encoded by the exons ATGATACGCAGATCAAGAATCAGTGTTCGGCCCAATGTAAAGCCCGCAGGCCGAGCTCAGACAGCTTCTCGAGATGCATCTGTAGATAATGTTCAGCCTCCCCAGGCTTCTGCTGGCTCCTCTTCATCTGAGGGGTCACAGGTCACGGCTGAGAAGTTGATGACTGACTCTCCTATAGCAGCTTTGGAGCCGACCAATGAGGAAGCGTCTCAGGGTAGCTGCCCTAAAGACCAGTTGGAGACTAGTAGACATGGAGA GGATGCAGCATCTAAAAGTTCTGATGCCCAGGATTCAACAAGCACCTCTGTGACTTCTGGCCCTCAGAGGAGGAAACGCTTCACAGCTCTGCCCAACCTGGCCAAACCACGAGCCTCCCCAGCCTCCTCTAGGACTCCTAAATCCCCATCCAAGTCCCCTGTAAAACCAGTAACACCCAGTGAACCTGAAAACTCAACCCCCACTGAAGAGTCTCCCCTTCAGATATCTGAGCCTGTCAACAACCCCAGACTTCCTGGAAGACGGAGACCTTCTGGAGGAGGCAGACAGGCCAAAGTTCAGCCCATCCCTGCAGCCCCACTGCAGAATGACCAAGAGACAGAGACGCAAAACGATGGGGGATCGGAGGACACTCTTGTGCAACTGACTGTCCAGCAAGGGGAGTCCCAACATTCCCTTATAACTTCCCAACCTGAAACCATTTTGGTTCATGAAAACCCTCTGTCTCGTCCTGCTGTGGAAGATGTGGTTGTACTACAGGAGAGTGATTCTGGGCCACCTCCAGCCCAAAGCCAGATGGATCTGTTAAGAGAAAGACTTAAGAAACTTAAGTCGCCATCGAAGATGGTCAATTCCTTGAAATCTCTGAATGACCCAGCAGACATGGTCAGGTTAGCTCAGGCACAGAAACTTCGGAAGcttcttaaaaaagaaatgaacaaacaaaag GAAGACAAGAAGAAACCCAAAATGGGAACCAGAGAACGCAAGGCACCCAAAGACCATACCAAAATGACCATGAGAGAGCTGATCTATTACCTCCCTGTATCCAACCCAATGAA GTCTTTCACAGAAGAGGAGGAGACAGCTTCAGACACAGTATTAGATGACCCTTCTACACCAGC GCCTTCTAAGACTCCAGCTGCTCCATCAGTCCAGGAGATGGTTGTAGAAGATGATGGTCATGAAGAAGATGAGGAAAGAATGGAAGAAACCCAGCTGGAGGAGGAAGAGCCTCTTCTAGTGCCCAGGGTGAAGGTGGCGGAGGATGGTTCTCTGATTATAGACGAGGAGAG ttTAACAGTCCAGGTGTCAAGGACAAAAGGACCCAATCCAGCAGAAGACAGAGATCCTATATTTGAACGTGGCTCTACCACCACCTACTCCAGCTTTAGGAAAGGCACCTACACCAAACCCTGGTCCAGTGGAG agaCTGAAATGTTTTACCTGGCCATCAGCATGGTGGGGACTGACTTCTCCATGATTGGTCAGCTTTTTCCACACCGAGCTCGAATGGAGATTAAG AACAAGTTCAAGAAAGAGGAGAGAAATAACTCATGGAGAGTAGATAAAGCTTTCA AGGAGAAGCGACGTTTGGATTTAGATTTCTTCAAAAAATTAATGGAGCAGATCCTAAAAGaagaggaaaataagaaaaacaaaaacaaagagctTGTTAAGTTGGCTAAAGCACATAGGAGAGTCCAAAGGAAAGTGagag CGGCTACAAGAAAGGAAATGGACTCTTCAACGGATTCGGACAATGATGTGGTGTCTGGAGAAAAGGAGAATGAGGacctctcaaatgatggaggaagtGATACCACTCCAAAGAAACGCAGAGGAAAAGGGACAAATACTCCAGAGAGGAGAATCAAGAGGGCGAATGGAGAGG ctATAGTAGATGAACCTGAGGAGCGTGAAAATCTTACTTCTGATGGCAG ATACAAGAGTCCTGCTATTAAACCGGCTCAGCTCAAAGGTCGACCCCAGAGGGCCATCCCGAACCTCAGCCGCAGATGGGGGAACAGGCACCCTGTGCCCAGAGGCAATATCCAAGAGGACAGGACCTCAGCCGAGGAAGGGTGTAAAATGGACATGTCCCCCAAG gCTATAAAAGAGAAGCAGTCTGCAGTTCTCCTTGAATTGGAAGATTTAGAGGAAGAACCTGACCTGAGTGCTGTACAAGAACAGATATTCAATAAACCAACCAG GTCAGGAAGGATCCCTAAGCTCTCTCGGCATGTAATTCAGGCAGtgacagaggaagaggaagatgaggaagagCTCTCTGATCTTCCTGTGTCTTCCAAATTTCATGGTCAGGACATCAAGGCACCTGGCCGGAGAGCTAAATTAAAACCAGGTCCCAGATTGAAACAGGGCATGCCTAGGAGGGGAAAATCTAGGCTGGTGACCTTACTGGCCTCTGGaactgaagatgatgatgaggagggaGAAGAGGAAGTAGAAGAATCTGTCCTGAGCCAAGAAGACTTTCCTTCAAATCCTGAAGAGGAAAACCAGGCGTTTGTGCCAATGAGTCTACGTCCTGTACCCCCTGTTAATTCAGAGGTGGTAGAAACCATGGAAGAG CTGGACATTTCTGTGAATGTGCCTGATATCCTGGGCACATCCCAGAATGCTTTGTGCCCCGAGTTGTCATGTGAGCAGGCCATGGTGTCTGCCGGTCCTTTCCCTTGTGAACACCAGCTGGACCTGCTTGTT GACGTCATTGAGTTCCTTGACCCAGACCACATGGAGG TATGTAAAGAGATCAACAATGAAGCTGCCCAGACTCTTCTGACCATCGGGAACTCAGCTCAGATGATCAAGACATCAGAAATGCCCTGTACAA GTGGAAATGATATTGTTGAACAGTCAAGCATTGTACATGAAGAGGTCGCCCATGAGGAAGTTATCACAGAAACAGCCGTCATGTCCGGTTCTTCTGTAAGCTGCGAGTCAGAGATGAAAGGTGACGTTGAACTTTCAAGCTATGAAGCTCTTATTCCAGAACCTTCTGCTGAAGTAACCCCCACCCAGAAGGAGGAACCTATCAAATCACAGACAACTGAAGAAGATCAACCTCGTCCCATTCAACATGAGACACAGGTTCCACCAAGTAAAAGAGGTCGATTCTCCAAACCCAAACCCAATATTGGTCAAGGTCTGAGAACCAGACGTGCTCCACAGCAGCAAATCATGGGTTCTTTTGGGACCTCTAAGGGTCCATCTTCCACAGAACAGGATCAAAATGCAACACAGCCCATGCAAGAAGACTCTGTCCCTGTGGATCACCTGCCAGACTCCTCTACCGTCCACACTGAGGTACTACAGCCGGATCTATCATCTGAAAGAAGAGAAGACAGTCCCAAAGTCATTCCTGAAACAGTGACTAAAGAAGATAATCGATCTGTCTCATCTTTGAAAAGAAAGACGGATGATATAATCACAGGGGAAAATATAAAAGAACAAGAAGGGGCGAGATTAGAACCACAGCTGACTAAAAG tgtgagTGAGTCTCAGAGCACATCGGATGAGCCCTCTAAACCTGTCAGGAGGTACCGCGGACCCAAACCTAAACCAAACCTGATTCAGACGTCCAGgcgcacacagacacaacacagcACCACATCAACCACAACAG TATTAAATGAAAAGCCGGCTGCTGCTGAGTCTTCCACGAGCACTTTCACTGAAAGTCCTGAAGAGGGTGTTGTAGTTACCACAGAACTTGATGTATTCACAAGCGCAGCTCAACAGGTGGTGACATCGAGCGTTGAATCAGCGCAG ACCATCAAAGATGTCCCCCCACCAGTTGTTTCTGAAAACAAGTCCAGACAGAAAACTGTAGTCATGCTGGATGAGCACAATAGAACCAATCCTGAGGAAGCTTTTGAAGAGGGCACTGTGAATCGTTCTGGATGTGAATCAGAAGACGTATCTGCTGAGCCCACGCCTGATGAACCTGTGTTTATACTGTCTCTCACAGAAGTCCCACCCACCTTAGATGAGGGGGCGGGCTTTTGGACAGAGCCCCTCCCACCTGCGGCAGCGCCCGAGTCGCATTCTCATGGACAAAG TGCTAGTGAGAGCAGGGAGGTATCTCACCTTCTGATCACAGATGCTTTAGTTCCTGTGTCTGAGGATGAGGAAGAGAAAAGTGAATGGAGGGTTGTGGACAAATCAGTGAAAGGAGAATTGAAACGCAAGACACCAGCCTCCACATCTCAGGGG AGTACCATAGATGAGAGTCAGGCAGAACATCACG TAGTGGAAGGATCGGACAGTCTTGTGGCAGAGGGAACTGATGACAAGGAACAtttggagaagaaaagaaaactacCTGAAAGAACAAGGAGAG CAAAGCTGCAAGTTAAACCCATCCCCGTTTCAAGGAGAAATGCTCAAGGTGTTGATGCTAAAAAGGACACAGCAGCGCTTTCTTTAAAACAGACTACCTCATTACCCATTTCATCACAAGAGACGAGATCGGTTCCAGAGCAAAGTGTGCCTGCTGTCATTTCATCAACCAACAACTCAGGATCAGCAACAATCTCAGACAGAGGAGCAACCAGCGATAATACTCGTTCATCTGTCCCTGAAGCGCCTGTCCAGGAAGGCATTATGGGAAAAGTGGACCTCTCAGGCAAAGAGACGGTTGAGTTAGCAAGTGGATCAGACATGCAAGGTGTCAGTCAAATCACGCCTATTGCCACAAGTGGGCCGCTTACAAG ACCTGGTAGAAGACCCAAGGGGTTCCTGTCCTTCATTTCTTCTAAGAGTACACAAGGACCCCCAGCAGCTTATCGAGGGGCCAAACCAGGCCCTCCAAAACCAGCAGTCAACACTGCACGTCCTGAGAGTAAACGGATAGCGGCTGGTCCTGTTACCAGTGCAACCAACCCTGGAGTAAAGCAGCCCTCACCGACACCTGCTTTCACCACTGCGTCTGTCATCGAG CAGAACTCAGATGAAGAACCCACAAGTGTCTCCAAGTACTTTTTCAGTGACATCTTTACTGAAGTTGATGAACTAGAAGACATGGATTAA
- the LOC109099464 gene encoding transcription factor TFIIIB component B'' homolog isoform X5 → MIRRSRISVRPNVKPAGRAQTASRDASVDNVQPPQASAGSSSSEGSQVTAEKLMTDSPIAALEPTNEEASQGSCPKDQLETSRHGEDAASKSSDAQDSTSTSVTSGPQRRKRFTALPNLAKPRASPASSRTPKSPSKSPVKPVTPSEPENSTPTEESPLQISEPVNNPRLPGRRRPSGGGRQAKVQPIPAAPLQNDQETETQNDGGSEDTLVQLTVQQGESQHSLITSQPETILVHENPLSRPAVEDVVVLQESDSGPPPAQSQMDLLRERLKKLKSPSKMVNSLKSLNDPADMVRLAQAQKLRKLLKKEMNKQKEDKKKPKMGTRERKAPKDHTKMTMRELIYYLPVSNPMKSFTEEEETASDTVLDDPSTPAPSKTPAAPSVQEMVVEDDGHEEDEERMEETQLEEEEPLLVPRVKVAEDGSLIIDEESLTVQVSRTKGPNPAEDRDPIFERGSTTTYSSFRKGTYTKPWSSGETEMFYLAISMVGTDFSMIGQLFPHRARMEIKNKFKKEERNNSWRVDKAFKEKRRLDLDFFKKLMEQILKEEENKKNKNKELVKLAKAHRRVQRKVRAATRKEMDSSTDSDNDVVSGEKENEDLSNDGGSDTTPKKRRGKGTNTPERRIKRANGEAIVDEPEERENLTSDGSRYKSPAIKPAQLKGRPQRAIPNLSRRWGNRHPVPRGNIQEDRTSAEEGCKMDMSPKAIKEKQSAVLLELEDLEEEPDLSAVQEQIFNKPTRSGRIPKLSRHVIQAVTEEEEDEEELSDLPVSSKFHGQDIKAPGRRAKLKPGPRLKQGMPRRGKSRLVTLLASGTEDDDEEGEEEVEESVLSQEDFPSNPEEENQAFVPMSLRPVPPVNSEVVETMEEDVIEFLDPDHMEVCKEINNEAAQTLLTIGNSAQMIKTSEMPCTSGNDIVEQSSIVHEEVAHEEVITETAVMSGSSVSCESEMKGDVELSSYEALIPEPSAEVTPTQKEEPIKSQTTEEDQPRPIQHETQVPPSKRGRFSKPKPNIGQGLRTRRAPQQQIMGSFGTSKGPSSTEQDQNATQPMQEDSVPVDHLPDSSTVHTEVLQPDLSSERREDSPKVIPETVTKEDNRSVSSLKRKTDDIITGENIKEQEGARLEPQLTKSVSESQSTSDEPSKPVRRYRGPKPKPNLIQTSRRTQTQHSTTSTTTVLNEKPAAAESSTSTFTESPEEGVVVTTELDVFTSAAQQVVTSSVESAQTIKDVPPPVVSENKSRQKTVVMLDEHNRTNPEEAFEEGTVNRSGCESEDVSAEPTPDEPVFILSLTEVPPTLDEGAGFWTEPLPPAAAPESHSHGQSASESREVSHLLITDALVPVSEDEEEKSEWRVVDKSVKGELKRKTPASTSQGSTIDESQAEHHVVEGSDSLVAEGTDDKEHLEKKRKLPERTRRAKLQVKPIPVSRRNAQGVDAKKDTAALSLKQTTSLPISSQETRSVPEQSVPAVISSTNNSGSATISDRGATSDNTRSSVPEAPVQEGIMGKVDLSGKETVELASGSDMQGVSQITPIATSGPLTRPGRRPKGFLSFISSKSTQGPPAAYRGAKPGPPKPAVNTARPESKRIAAGPVTSATNPGVKQPSPTPAFTTASVIEQNSDEEPTSVSKYFFSDIFTEVDELEDMD, encoded by the exons ATGATACGCAGATCAAGAATCAGTGTTCGGCCCAATGTAAAGCCCGCAGGCCGAGCTCAGACAGCTTCTCGAGATGCATCTGTAGATAATGTTCAGCCTCCCCAGGCTTCTGCTGGCTCCTCTTCATCTGAGGGGTCACAGGTCACGGCTGAGAAGTTGATGACTGACTCTCCTATAGCAGCTTTGGAGCCGACCAATGAGGAAGCGTCTCAGGGTAGCTGCCCTAAAGACCAGTTGGAGACTAGTAGACATGGAGA GGATGCAGCATCTAAAAGTTCTGATGCCCAGGATTCAACAAGCACCTCTGTGACTTCTGGCCCTCAGAGGAGGAAACGCTTCACAGCTCTGCCCAACCTGGCCAAACCACGAGCCTCCCCAGCCTCCTCTAGGACTCCTAAATCCCCATCCAAGTCCCCTGTAAAACCAGTAACACCCAGTGAACCTGAAAACTCAACCCCCACTGAAGAGTCTCCCCTTCAGATATCTGAGCCTGTCAACAACCCCAGACTTCCTGGAAGACGGAGACCTTCTGGAGGAGGCAGACAGGCCAAAGTTCAGCCCATCCCTGCAGCCCCACTGCAGAATGACCAAGAGACAGAGACGCAAAACGATGGGGGATCGGAGGACACTCTTGTGCAACTGACTGTCCAGCAAGGGGAGTCCCAACATTCCCTTATAACTTCCCAACCTGAAACCATTTTGGTTCATGAAAACCCTCTGTCTCGTCCTGCTGTGGAAGATGTGGTTGTACTACAGGAGAGTGATTCTGGGCCACCTCCAGCCCAAAGCCAGATGGATCTGTTAAGAGAAAGACTTAAGAAACTTAAGTCGCCATCGAAGATGGTCAATTCCTTGAAATCTCTGAATGACCCAGCAGACATGGTCAGGTTAGCTCAGGCACAGAAACTTCGGAAGcttcttaaaaaagaaatgaacaaacaaaag GAAGACAAGAAGAAACCCAAAATGGGAACCAGAGAACGCAAGGCACCCAAAGACCATACCAAAATGACCATGAGAGAGCTGATCTATTACCTCCCTGTATCCAACCCAATGAA GTCTTTCACAGAAGAGGAGGAGACAGCTTCAGACACAGTATTAGATGACCCTTCTACACCAGC GCCTTCTAAGACTCCAGCTGCTCCATCAGTCCAGGAGATGGTTGTAGAAGATGATGGTCATGAAGAAGATGAGGAAAGAATGGAAGAAACCCAGCTGGAGGAGGAAGAGCCTCTTCTAGTGCCCAGGGTGAAGGTGGCGGAGGATGGTTCTCTGATTATAGACGAGGAGAG ttTAACAGTCCAGGTGTCAAGGACAAAAGGACCCAATCCAGCAGAAGACAGAGATCCTATATTTGAACGTGGCTCTACCACCACCTACTCCAGCTTTAGGAAAGGCACCTACACCAAACCCTGGTCCAGTGGAG agaCTGAAATGTTTTACCTGGCCATCAGCATGGTGGGGACTGACTTCTCCATGATTGGTCAGCTTTTTCCACACCGAGCTCGAATGGAGATTAAG AACAAGTTCAAGAAAGAGGAGAGAAATAACTCATGGAGAGTAGATAAAGCTTTCA AGGAGAAGCGACGTTTGGATTTAGATTTCTTCAAAAAATTAATGGAGCAGATCCTAAAAGaagaggaaaataagaaaaacaaaaacaaagagctTGTTAAGTTGGCTAAAGCACATAGGAGAGTCCAAAGGAAAGTGagag CGGCTACAAGAAAGGAAATGGACTCTTCAACGGATTCGGACAATGATGTGGTGTCTGGAGAAAAGGAGAATGAGGacctctcaaatgatggaggaagtGATACCACTCCAAAGAAACGCAGAGGAAAAGGGACAAATACTCCAGAGAGGAGAATCAAGAGGGCGAATGGAGAGG ctATAGTAGATGAACCTGAGGAGCGTGAAAATCTTACTTCTGATGGCAG CAGATACAAGAGTCCTGCTATTAAACCGGCTCAGCTCAAAGGTCGACCCCAGAGGGCCATCCCGAACCTCAGCCGCAGATGGGGGAACAGGCACCCTGTGCCCAGAGGCAATATCCAAGAGGACAGGACCTCAGCCGAGGAAGGGTGTAAAATGGACATGTCCCCCAAG gCTATAAAAGAGAAGCAGTCTGCAGTTCTCCTTGAATTGGAAGATTTAGAGGAAGAACCTGACCTGAGTGCTGTACAAGAACAGATATTCAATAAACCAACCAG GTCAGGAAGGATCCCTAAGCTCTCTCGGCATGTAATTCAGGCAGtgacagaggaagaggaagatgaggaagagCTCTCTGATCTTCCTGTGTCTTCCAAATTTCATGGTCAGGACATCAAGGCACCTGGCCGGAGAGCTAAATTAAAACCAGGTCCCAGATTGAAACAGGGCATGCCTAGGAGGGGAAAATCTAGGCTGGTGACCTTACTGGCCTCTGGaactgaagatgatgatgaggagggaGAAGAGGAAGTAGAAGAATCTGTCCTGAGCCAAGAAGACTTTCCTTCAAATCCTGAAGAGGAAAACCAGGCGTTTGTGCCAATGAGTCTACGTCCTGTACCCCCTGTTAATTCAGAGGTGGTAGAAACCATGGAAGAG GACGTCATTGAGTTCCTTGACCCAGACCACATGGAGG TATGTAAAGAGATCAACAATGAAGCTGCCCAGACTCTTCTGACCATCGGGAACTCAGCTCAGATGATCAAGACATCAGAAATGCCCTGTACAA GTGGAAATGATATTGTTGAACAGTCAAGCATTGTACATGAAGAGGTCGCCCATGAGGAAGTTATCACAGAAACAGCCGTCATGTCCGGTTCTTCTGTAAGCTGCGAGTCAGAGATGAAAGGTGACGTTGAACTTTCAAGCTATGAAGCTCTTATTCCAGAACCTTCTGCTGAAGTAACCCCCACCCAGAAGGAGGAACCTATCAAATCACAGACAACTGAAGAAGATCAACCTCGTCCCATTCAACATGAGACACAGGTTCCACCAAGTAAAAGAGGTCGATTCTCCAAACCCAAACCCAATATTGGTCAAGGTCTGAGAACCAGACGTGCTCCACAGCAGCAAATCATGGGTTCTTTTGGGACCTCTAAGGGTCCATCTTCCACAGAACAGGATCAAAATGCAACACAGCCCATGCAAGAAGACTCTGTCCCTGTGGATCACCTGCCAGACTCCTCTACCGTCCACACTGAGGTACTACAGCCGGATCTATCATCTGAAAGAAGAGAAGACAGTCCCAAAGTCATTCCTGAAACAGTGACTAAAGAAGATAATCGATCTGTCTCATCTTTGAAAAGAAAGACGGATGATATAATCACAGGGGAAAATATAAAAGAACAAGAAGGGGCGAGATTAGAACCACAGCTGACTAAAAG tgtgagTGAGTCTCAGAGCACATCGGATGAGCCCTCTAAACCTGTCAGGAGGTACCGCGGACCCAAACCTAAACCAAACCTGATTCAGACGTCCAGgcgcacacagacacaacacagcACCACATCAACCACAACAG TATTAAATGAAAAGCCGGCTGCTGCTGAGTCTTCCACGAGCACTTTCACTGAAAGTCCTGAAGAGGGTGTTGTAGTTACCACAGAACTTGATGTATTCACAAGCGCAGCTCAACAGGTGGTGACATCGAGCGTTGAATCAGCGCAG ACCATCAAAGATGTCCCCCCACCAGTTGTTTCTGAAAACAAGTCCAGACAGAAAACTGTAGTCATGCTGGATGAGCACAATAGAACCAATCCTGAGGAAGCTTTTGAAGAGGGCACTGTGAATCGTTCTGGATGTGAATCAGAAGACGTATCTGCTGAGCCCACGCCTGATGAACCTGTGTTTATACTGTCTCTCACAGAAGTCCCACCCACCTTAGATGAGGGGGCGGGCTTTTGGACAGAGCCCCTCCCACCTGCGGCAGCGCCCGAGTCGCATTCTCATGGACAAAG TGCTAGTGAGAGCAGGGAGGTATCTCACCTTCTGATCACAGATGCTTTAGTTCCTGTGTCTGAGGATGAGGAAGAGAAAAGTGAATGGAGGGTTGTGGACAAATCAGTGAAAGGAGAATTGAAACGCAAGACACCAGCCTCCACATCTCAGGGG AGTACCATAGATGAGAGTCAGGCAGAACATCACG TAGTGGAAGGATCGGACAGTCTTGTGGCAGAGGGAACTGATGACAAGGAACAtttggagaagaaaagaaaactacCTGAAAGAACAAGGAGAG CAAAGCTGCAAGTTAAACCCATCCCCGTTTCAAGGAGAAATGCTCAAGGTGTTGATGCTAAAAAGGACACAGCAGCGCTTTCTTTAAAACAGACTACCTCATTACCCATTTCATCACAAGAGACGAGATCGGTTCCAGAGCAAAGTGTGCCTGCTGTCATTTCATCAACCAACAACTCAGGATCAGCAACAATCTCAGACAGAGGAGCAACCAGCGATAATACTCGTTCATCTGTCCCTGAAGCGCCTGTCCAGGAAGGCATTATGGGAAAAGTGGACCTCTCAGGCAAAGAGACGGTTGAGTTAGCAAGTGGATCAGACATGCAAGGTGTCAGTCAAATCACGCCTATTGCCACAAGTGGGCCGCTTACAAG ACCTGGTAGAAGACCCAAGGGGTTCCTGTCCTTCATTTCTTCTAAGAGTACACAAGGACCCCCAGCAGCTTATCGAGGGGCCAAACCAGGCCCTCCAAAACCAGCAGTCAACACTGCACGTCCTGAGAGTAAACGGATAGCGGCTGGTCCTGTTACCAGTGCAACCAACCCTGGAGTAAAGCAGCCCTCACCGACACCTGCTTTCACCACTGCGTCTGTCATCGAG CAGAACTCAGATGAAGAACCCACAAGTGTCTCCAAGTACTTTTTCAGTGACATCTTTACTGAAGTTGATGAACTAGAAGACATGGATTAA